One window of Strigops habroptila isolate Jane chromosome Z, bStrHab1.2.pri, whole genome shotgun sequence genomic DNA carries:
- the SUB1 gene encoding activated RNA polymerase II transcriptional coactivator p15 produces MPKSKELVSSSSSASDSDSEVDKKAKRKKQAAPEKPVKKQKTGESSKGAASSKQSSSRDENMFQIGKMRYVSVRDFKGKVLIDIREYWMDQEGEMKPGRKGISLNPEQWNQLKEQISDIDDAVRKL; encoded by the exons ATGCCTAAGTCAAAGGAACTTGTGTCATCAAGCTCATCTGCCAGTGATTCAGATAGTGAAGTTGACAAAAAG gcaaagaggaaaaagcaagcagctccAGAAAAGcctgtaaagaaacaaaagactgGTGAAAGTTCAAAAGGTGCAGCTTCTTCTAAGCAAAGCAGTAGCAGAGACGAAAATATGTTTCAG ATTGGCAAAATGAGATATGTCAGTGTTCGTGACTTTAAAGGGAAAGTTTTAATTGATATTAGAGAATATTGGATGGATCAAGAAGGTGAAATGAAGCCTGGCAGAAAAG gTATTTCTTTAAATCCAGAACAATGGAACCAGCTGAAGGAACAGATTTCTGATATTGATGATGCAGTAAGAAAACTGTAA